One window of Corynebacterium doosanense CAU 212 = DSM 45436 genomic DNA carries:
- a CDS encoding DNA processing protein DprA, whose translation MNATDSFTAYAGDDDTLIGVIAAVRAPSRLSHPARVDLLLAQGLDALLEELFGNTLIHPERDAALADAAQDLQAWRGQGYQVTSILDPTYPHHLRGVHEAPALLFSVGQLHPDDNGVSVVGSRDASPGQLQAARDIATALVRRGLTVVSGLASGIDTAAHSAALAAGGRTVAVMGTGLNHTYPAANRALRQRIEETGLVVSQFLPEQTGSRASFPMRNAVMSGYGRATIVVGASEKSGTRHQAKAAVGHSRGLILTPQVATQTSWGRDYVDSGLAEVARGPEDAVDLVSKIIDTADAGARLFA comes from the coding sequence ATGAACGCTACGGACTCCTTCACCGCTTACGCGGGAGACGATGACACCCTGATCGGTGTTATTGCTGCTGTCCGAGCACCTTCACGACTGTCCCACCCCGCCCGAGTAGATCTTCTACTTGCCCAGGGATTGGATGCGCTGCTGGAGGAACTTTTCGGCAACACCCTTATTCATCCTGAGCGGGATGCAGCTTTGGCGGACGCAGCTCAGGATCTGCAGGCCTGGCGAGGGCAGGGCTACCAGGTCACCAGCATCCTGGACCCCACCTACCCTCACCACCTGCGGGGCGTGCACGAGGCACCTGCCCTGCTATTCAGCGTCGGCCAGCTGCATCCCGACGACAACGGTGTCAGCGTCGTCGGCTCTCGTGATGCTTCTCCAGGACAACTGCAGGCAGCCCGTGACATCGCCACGGCTTTGGTCCGCCGGGGTCTCACGGTGGTTTCGGGCCTGGCGTCGGGAATCGATACGGCAGCGCATTCCGCTGCCCTGGCGGCTGGTGGTCGAACCGTCGCGGTCATGGGGACCGGCCTGAATCACACGTACCCGGCAGCGAACCGAGCACTGCGCCAGCGCATTGAGGAGACCGGCTTGGTCGTTTCCCAGTTCCTGCCGGAACAGACAGGCTCCAGGGCTTCGTTCCCTATGCGTAATGCGGTGATGTCCGGCTACGGTCGCGCCACGATTGTGGTGGGGGCAAGCGAGAAGTCCGGTACCCGTCATCAGGCGAAGGCCGCGGTCGGGCACTCTCGTGGCCTGATCCTCACCCCTCAGGTTGCTACGCAGACCAGCTGGGGCCGCGACTACGTCGATTCTGGGCTGGCTGAGGTGGCGCGTGGTCCAGAGGACGCGGTGGATCTTGTGTCGAAGATCATCGACACCGCGGATGCCGGTGCTCGGCTGTTTGCATGA
- a CDS encoding carbohydrate ABC transporter permease yields the protein MLSAAVTVPGRRRRIVGLAFATPALVAVSLFILLPGLLALVGSLFNIRIGSQTSWRWAGLDNYGTVLADPAVRQAILNTLVYSVITVIPGLVLGFLLALLVHSATRGKRLLQVLLFLPYTGNLVAMGVVFRSVFASPSGPLNSVLGVFGLGPVAFLSDPSLTLPTVALVGLWRLVSFTFLIYFAGLSSIPTVVEEAADMDGVTGAARVRHVLLPLLRPVSAFALVMAVLQCAQVFDTVRMMTDGGPLGSSETVLTMAWKLGFEYFDLGQAAALNTMLIAVLILTGVIHRRISRRSERPSAAGVPQTGEEKS from the coding sequence ATGCTATCCGCTGCAGTGACCGTGCCGGGGCGTCGCCGCCGGATAGTGGGGCTCGCCTTCGCCACACCTGCGCTCGTTGCGGTCAGCCTGTTCATTCTGTTGCCGGGTCTGCTGGCGTTGGTGGGCAGCCTGTTCAACATCAGGATCGGGTCGCAGACCTCGTGGAGGTGGGCAGGGCTCGACAACTACGGCACCGTTCTCGCGGATCCGGCGGTCCGCCAGGCGATCCTGAACACCCTGGTCTACTCGGTGATCACCGTGATCCCCGGTCTGGTCCTCGGCTTCCTCCTGGCACTGCTGGTCCATTCAGCCACCAGGGGAAAGCGTCTGCTCCAGGTACTGCTGTTCCTCCCGTACACAGGGAATCTTGTTGCCATGGGAGTGGTGTTCCGGTCGGTGTTCGCCAGCCCCTCGGGCCCGTTGAACAGTGTGCTGGGAGTGTTCGGTCTGGGACCGGTGGCTTTCCTCAGTGACCCTTCCCTGACTCTTCCCACGGTCGCTCTGGTCGGACTGTGGCGACTGGTGTCGTTCACGTTCCTCATCTACTTCGCGGGCCTCAGCAGCATACCGACGGTGGTGGAGGAGGCCGCTGACATGGACGGTGTCACAGGTGCAGCCCGAGTGCGTCACGTACTTCTTCCACTCCTCCGGCCTGTCAGTGCATTCGCCCTGGTGATGGCGGTTCTCCAGTGTGCGCAGGTTTTCGACACCGTCCGGATGATGACCGACGGTGGGCCTCTCGGTTCAAGTGAGACCGTACTCACCATGGCCTGGAAACTCGGGTTCGAGTACTTCGACCTGGGGCAGGCAGCTGCGCTGAACACCATGCTCATCGCGGTTCTGATTCTCACAGGGGTGATCCACCGGCGGATTTCCCGACGTAGCGAACGTCCGTCAGCGGCAGGCGTCCCGCAGACGGGGGAGGAGAAGTCATGA
- a CDS encoding PQQ-binding-like beta-propeller repeat protein, which produces MDTPTQHDREDDTPSDTVRGTVVDSLGQPLPRISVSDGLRVTLTDDNGAFSFNGDPDNGGALPGSGFITVTVPAGLTADRWFCRTRSGEDLRFVLERATDPAATALPYRFAHLTDLHIGGAAMYPQPAELGDAEVLGALLRRIAEQTDVASFMITGDLTDRGVDDQYRELLRTLSHSPRPWHTVPGNHDHMAGDRYHSTVSRTGYEIHTGDPAAYETWMGPRWYSFDLPGLHVVCMDWLTDELDLDAGIQRSWLAADLAAWNAGGQGERPWILLYHDQPTREFLGSAPYPPKATFSGHRHTDRIVKTDDVLHVNTPPAMFGGIDHSVAGYRVVEWDGEQITVVTGPSFPPAGSGGTVGSAGSAGSGRAAAEDTPAPVTPLWQHEPDTTGYRAVAAGQGTAGTLVAYRACEGGEGRLSCLDLATGRTVWELDLDTWPAADAPVRGSVDGSPVAVIGLVDGSVIAVDDTAGTLLWRFDSTDPMRRFSLHSPAVTEGTVIAGDVSDVVGISLDDGTLRWRRRDLANYQTFITMASPAPDGSRVAVGSFPAPERISVLDAATGGDLATAHAQQQSRTTGESPFSRAALPVATPVWAAPTGIIYTTLNGTSRLNPFTATVEWQRLSRRPWNEASPLCVPDGVVVTDSSGEVSLLDVDTGDTRWTWNWSRDSSGAPLVCRGTSRRTPEPLSATPALAGEEILVPTLCASVVVLDVSTGELRRVVPTCAPVTATPIPGPVGHGPGLLMVTVESDGGVRCYPLQ; this is translated from the coding sequence ATGGACACTCCGACACAGCACGACCGTGAAGACGACACGCCGTCCGACACCGTCAGAGGTACAGTGGTCGATTCACTCGGACAGCCACTGCCGAGAATTTCGGTCAGCGACGGGCTACGAGTGACGCTCACCGATGACAACGGGGCATTCTCTTTCAACGGTGACCCGGACAACGGCGGTGCGCTTCCGGGCAGTGGTTTCATCACCGTCACCGTTCCAGCCGGCCTAACCGCAGACCGCTGGTTCTGCCGCACACGTAGCGGAGAAGACCTGCGGTTCGTCCTGGAACGGGCGACAGATCCCGCAGCGACCGCTCTTCCCTACCGTTTCGCCCATCTCACAGATCTCCACATCGGTGGCGCTGCGATGTATCCGCAACCGGCTGAGCTCGGTGATGCCGAAGTGCTGGGTGCGCTGCTGCGGCGCATCGCCGAGCAGACCGACGTGGCGTCATTCATGATCACCGGGGATCTCACCGACCGCGGCGTCGACGACCAGTACCGTGAACTCCTCCGGACCCTGTCGCACAGCCCCCGGCCGTGGCACACCGTTCCCGGCAACCACGACCACATGGCAGGTGACCGTTACCACAGCACTGTTAGCCGGACCGGCTACGAGATCCACACCGGTGACCCCGCCGCCTATGAAACGTGGATGGGACCTCGCTGGTACTCATTCGACCTTCCCGGGCTCCACGTAGTCTGCATGGACTGGCTGACCGATGAACTTGACCTGGACGCCGGGATCCAGCGCTCCTGGCTGGCAGCGGATCTCGCCGCCTGGAATGCCGGGGGGCAGGGGGAACGTCCCTGGATTCTGCTGTACCACGACCAGCCCACCAGAGAATTCCTCGGCAGCGCACCGTATCCGCCGAAAGCCACGTTCTCCGGACACCGTCACACGGACCGGATCGTGAAGACTGACGACGTCCTCCACGTCAATACTCCGCCGGCGATGTTCGGCGGAATCGACCACTCGGTGGCCGGGTACCGGGTCGTGGAGTGGGACGGCGAACAGATCACCGTGGTAACCGGTCCGAGCTTTCCGCCTGCCGGATCCGGCGGGACCGTAGGATCCGCCGGAAGCGCCGGGTCAGGTCGGGCTGCCGCGGAGGACACCCCTGCTCCGGTCACACCACTGTGGCAGCACGAACCTGACACCACAGGGTACCGGGCGGTAGCCGCAGGGCAGGGTACCGCGGGAACTCTGGTCGCCTACAGGGCCTGTGAAGGTGGTGAAGGCAGACTGTCCTGCCTCGACCTCGCCACCGGACGCACCGTATGGGAGCTCGACCTCGACACATGGCCTGCGGCCGACGCTCCCGTTCGAGGTTCGGTGGACGGCAGTCCTGTCGCGGTGATCGGTCTGGTTGACGGGTCTGTGATAGCAGTGGACGACACGGCCGGGACACTCCTCTGGCGCTTCGATTCCACCGATCCCATGCGACGGTTCTCCCTGCATTCCCCCGCAGTCACCGAGGGAACGGTCATTGCTGGAGATGTCTCCGATGTCGTCGGGATCTCACTGGACGACGGCACACTCCGGTGGCGTCGCCGGGACCTGGCCAACTACCAGACCTTCATCACCATGGCCTCCCCTGCCCCGGACGGTTCGAGAGTGGCTGTGGGGTCTTTTCCCGCCCCGGAGCGCATCAGCGTGCTGGACGCTGCAACCGGCGGTGACCTCGCTACCGCACATGCTCAGCAACAGTCCCGGACTACCGGCGAAAGCCCGTTCTCGCGTGCAGCTCTACCGGTGGCGACACCTGTATGGGCGGCCCCGACCGGGATCATCTACACGACTCTGAACGGAACATCCCGTCTGAACCCTTTCACCGCAACGGTGGAGTGGCAGCGACTCTCCCGGCGACCGTGGAATGAAGCGTCCCCGTTGTGCGTGCCCGACGGGGTTGTCGTGACCGACTCGTCAGGTGAGGTATCACTCCTCGACGTGGACACCGGGGACACCCGGTGGACCTGGAACTGGTCCCGGGACTCCTCCGGCGCTCCACTCGTCTGTCGCGGTACCTCCCGGAGAACGCCGGAGCCGCTGTCCGCCACTCCCGCGCTCGCAGGGGAGGAGATCCTTGTTCCCACACTGTGCGCCTCGGTGGTCGTCCTCGATGTATCCACCGGTGAGCTGCGTCGGGTCGTCCCCACCTGCGCACCGGTCACGGCCACCCCGATCCCGGGGCCGGTGGGCCACGGGCCGGGACTCCTGATGGTCACAGTGGAGTCGGACGGGGGTGTGCGATGCTATCCGCTGCAGTGA
- a CDS encoding HAD-IC family P-type ATPase has product MVRRRISLFNRSVGLLDHTFVHPGFGNAVHIGIDGRYAGSVLLADEIRPTSSQAVADLHDEGVRTIMITGDSAGTALAVGRAVGVTDVRADLLPEDKTTVIDRERAAGHRLVMVGDGVNDAPALAKADVGIAMGGGTDIARESSDVILVSSDPRDLVTTLRTARRAHRIVTFNFIGTVTVDLAGIVLAASGLLSPVVAAFVHVGSETAFILNSARLIPGRQRRTSPR; this is encoded by the coding sequence TTGGTCCGCCGGCGGATCTCCTTGTTCAACCGCTCCGTCGGATTGTTGGACCACACCTTCGTCCACCCCGGCTTCGGGAACGCGGTACACATCGGCATCGACGGCAGGTACGCCGGTTCTGTACTGCTCGCCGACGAAATCAGGCCGACCTCCTCCCAGGCTGTCGCCGACCTGCACGACGAAGGCGTGCGCACCATCATGATCACCGGCGACTCCGCCGGGACGGCCCTCGCCGTCGGCAGGGCGGTGGGCGTCACCGACGTTCGCGCCGACCTGCTCCCCGAGGACAAGACCACTGTGATCGACCGCGAACGGGCCGCAGGCCACCGGTTGGTGATGGTCGGCGACGGGGTCAATGACGCCCCGGCGCTGGCGAAAGCTGACGTGGGAATCGCCATGGGAGGGGGAACAGACATCGCCCGGGAAAGCTCCGACGTCATTCTCGTCAGCTCCGACCCCCGCGATCTGGTCACCACCCTGCGCACGGCCCGGCGGGCACACCGGATCGTGACGTTCAACTTCATCGGGACCGTGACTGTCGACCTGGCAGGAATCGTACTGGCGGCGTCCGGACTGCTCAGCCCGGTGGTCGCCGCCTTCGTCCATGTCGGGTCGGAGACGGCGTTCATCCTCAACTCTGCGCGGCTGATACCCGGGCGGCAGCGTCGAACTTCTCCGCGGTGA
- a CDS encoding ComF family protein, protein MKDDAGEHWPTCLPCRQHRYTLGIDYGELADSTGFIIYALKYADGSRDQSLRDMHQYKILSPSWGSRPAISEEGQRIRTLLYVTLRDHLPRLEESAGPVDLITQVPSTSTDPGRDPQALAAAIESAVKKLPGLAPYQGVLGVGQSDSGTSRSLDPGRFPVTDPDSVAGRHVLLVEDTWVTGASVQSAAVSLRRAGAARVTVLCVARMLREEWKAGNYLTSRYAEFPPPAPHFPVF, encoded by the coding sequence GTGAAAGACGACGCCGGTGAGCATTGGCCTACCTGTCTCCCCTGCAGACAGCATCGGTACACCCTCGGAATCGACTACGGGGAGTTGGCTGATTCGACAGGGTTTATCATCTATGCCCTCAAGTACGCCGACGGTTCCAGAGATCAGTCTCTGCGGGACATGCACCAGTACAAGATTCTTTCCCCATCCTGGGGCAGTAGGCCAGCAATTTCTGAGGAGGGGCAGCGTATCCGCACGCTGCTGTACGTCACGCTGCGGGACCATCTGCCGCGGCTTGAGGAAAGCGCGGGCCCAGTGGACTTGATCACCCAGGTCCCCTCCACGAGCACGGATCCAGGACGAGACCCCCAGGCGCTGGCGGCAGCCATTGAATCTGCGGTCAAAAAGCTCCCCGGACTAGCGCCGTATCAGGGCGTGCTTGGGGTAGGGCAGAGCGACTCTGGCACATCCCGATCGCTAGACCCCGGTAGGTTTCCCGTCACAGATCCTGACTCGGTCGCTGGGCGGCATGTTCTCCTCGTGGAGGACACCTGGGTGACGGGGGCAAGTGTTCAGTCGGCGGCGGTGTCCCTGCGTCGGGCTGGAGCAGCTCGTGTCACGGTGCTGTGTGTGGCGCGCATGCTGAGAGAAGAGTGGAAGGCAGGGAACTATCTGACGTCGCGCTACGCGGAGTTTCCCCCGCCGGCTCCGCATTTCCCCGTGTTCTGA
- a CDS encoding recombinase family protein, producing the protein MSRIGTLLDPNGRPEARIQIIRKSKNTTKIRRPANYGRSWSATVETVPTDQILDDGGQRFEQHSANPRHATWQDLLGQPQGRLHIQRVYKLVTKAKLYIGDNTWTEVQDFPTKDILFDGGASIGWTVPEWHREEKPTSGEGSEAPADKVPTPAPTREVPVSTPKGQRFSYLRVSSTDQNLARQREVVGPVDKEFRDELSARSRSDRPGLERCLDYLRDHDELRVASIDRLARSLVDLRTIIDQATEKGATVHFVKENLTFAKGASDPRATLMLGILGSFAEFERAIIRERQAEGIALAKKAGKYKGRRRSLTAAQVEQAQARADAGESKVSIAKDLGVGRSTLYRALERHFKGTS; encoded by the coding sequence ATGAGCAGGATTGGAACACTGCTTGATCCGAATGGCCGCCCGGAGGCGCGCATCCAGATCATCCGCAAGTCCAAGAACACCACCAAGATCCGCCGCCCCGCCAACTACGGGCGCTCATGGTCCGCCACCGTTGAGACGGTCCCCACCGATCAGATCCTGGATGACGGTGGGCAGCGCTTCGAGCAGCACTCAGCAAACCCGAGACACGCCACCTGGCAGGACCTGCTCGGACAACCTCAGGGACGCCTCCACATCCAGCGGGTGTACAAGCTCGTCACCAAAGCCAAGCTCTACATCGGAGACAACACCTGGACCGAGGTACAGGACTTCCCCACCAAAGACATCCTTTTCGACGGCGGAGCAAGCATCGGCTGGACTGTCCCCGAATGGCACCGAGAGGAGAAGCCCACCTCGGGGGAGGGCTCGGAAGCCCCAGCCGACAAAGTTCCGACGCCGGCACCGACACGAGAGGTGCCAGTGTCGACTCCGAAGGGGCAGCGCTTCTCCTACCTTCGCGTGTCCAGCACCGACCAGAATCTAGCCCGGCAGCGAGAGGTGGTCGGCCCCGTGGACAAGGAATTCCGTGACGAGCTCTCCGCTCGCTCACGCTCCGACCGCCCCGGCCTGGAACGCTGTCTCGACTACCTCCGAGACCATGACGAGCTCCGGGTCGCGTCCATCGACCGTCTCGCCCGTTCTCTAGTGGATCTTCGCACCATCATCGACCAGGCCACCGAGAAGGGCGCCACAGTGCACTTCGTCAAGGAGAATCTGACCTTTGCGAAGGGGGCTTCTGATCCTCGCGCCACCCTCATGCTTGGCATCCTCGGCTCGTTCGCCGAGTTCGAGCGTGCCATCATCCGTGAGCGCCAGGCGGAGGGCATCGCGCTGGCGAAGAAGGCCGGCAAGTACAAGGGCCGCCGAAGGTCGCTCACTGCGGCACAAGTAGAGCAGGCGCAGGCGCGTGCTGACGCCGGCGAATCGAAGGTCTCGATTGCCAAGGATCTAGGGGTGGGCAGATCGACCCTGTACCGGGCACTGGAGAGACACTTCAAGGGCACATCATGA
- a CDS encoding ABC transporter ATP-binding protein — translation MTSFAGAVQEQESTTGGDHAKSIRVHGLTRTFGEVTALDHVDLDVIPGESLVLLGPSGSGKSTFLRAVAGLEEIDSGEITIGGVPQQGLPPHRRDVAIVFQNFALYPHLDALRNITLGLVHGLGMTRGDAELRARAVAQRLQITELLGRRPREMSGGQRQRVALARALARQAGVVLLDEPLSGMDAQLHLVLREEIATLLRSSGATSIHVTHDQQDAFAVADRVAVIHRGRIEQIGTPRELYSRPTTAFVAGFIGTPPMNLAEVRVRDGYCTGGFLEGVPLEELGGMPVLRGRDRFRVGIRPDDLRLGTPGDSRDRVIGVTVTAVSYEGGSQIVRLSRNGDVAGGTLSARMTADASVSEGDRMSASWSRGALHVFDAETGIRIDADR, via the coding sequence GTGACATCCTTCGCCGGAGCAGTGCAGGAACAGGAATCCACCACGGGAGGGGACCACGCCAAGAGTATCCGTGTCCACGGACTGACCAGGACATTCGGAGAGGTCACTGCTCTCGACCACGTCGATCTGGACGTTATTCCGGGTGAGTCACTGGTACTTCTCGGCCCGTCCGGCTCCGGGAAGTCGACGTTCCTGCGAGCTGTCGCAGGGCTGGAGGAGATCGACTCCGGCGAGATCACCATTGGTGGCGTCCCACAACAGGGCCTGCCGCCTCACCGTCGTGACGTCGCCATCGTCTTCCAGAACTTCGCCCTCTACCCGCATCTGGACGCGCTCCGTAACATCACCCTGGGGCTTGTTCACGGTCTCGGCATGACCAGGGGAGATGCCGAGCTACGAGCCCGCGCGGTGGCGCAGCGTCTGCAGATCACCGAACTGCTGGGCCGCCGTCCCCGCGAAATGTCCGGGGGACAGCGGCAGCGCGTTGCTCTGGCCCGTGCACTGGCACGCCAGGCAGGGGTGGTTCTGCTGGACGAGCCCCTGTCCGGGATGGATGCGCAGCTCCACCTCGTCCTCCGGGAGGAGATAGCGACACTGTTGCGCAGCAGCGGGGCCACGTCTATCCATGTCACGCACGACCAGCAGGATGCCTTTGCCGTCGCTGACAGGGTGGCGGTGATTCACCGTGGGAGGATTGAGCAGATCGGTACACCCCGTGAGCTGTATTCGCGTCCGACTACCGCTTTCGTGGCAGGTTTCATCGGTACACCGCCGATGAACCTGGCCGAAGTGCGGGTCAGAGACGGGTACTGCACAGGTGGTTTTCTTGAGGGAGTTCCCCTGGAGGAGCTCGGAGGGATGCCCGTTCTCAGGGGAAGGGACCGGTTCCGCGTCGGTATCCGGCCTGACGATCTCCGGTTGGGCACTCCCGGAGACAGTCGCGACCGGGTCATCGGGGTGACGGTCACTGCGGTCTCCTACGAAGGTGGCAGCCAGATTGTCCGCCTGAGCCGCAATGGTGACGTCGCCGGTGGCACCCTGTCAGCGAGGATGACGGCTGACGCCTCAGTGAGCGAGGGTGACCGGATGTCGGCGTCCTGGAGCCGTGGTGCACTTCATGTGTTTGACGCGGAAACCGGTATACGGATCGACGCAGACAGGTGA
- a CDS encoding extracellular solute-binding protein, translated as MTSTSSTTRLTSTSSTTRRRLRGRSLGAALLTATSLAALTSCSGSGEVAAPAEQADVSSCDPSGVTLTAVFASQGRQGAEMAKEQLEKKYPGLTVELRAAPEGTSYDELTQQVVADIQAGSRPDVIMLGLDQLRFWVDNYSPRPLDTSVLKDSYRKNFLDVGTINGTTYVAPFQISVPVLFTNTTMAGQAGIDELPTTHSQVISDAEKIKEKTGKKPVQIPRDTIAWGFVQAFIQSNGARYVNDDGTAGFDTPQGREALEIYRTIGEKGLQNPVSWQDSIKEFSSGQVAYFFGTPAVAATVKKAVGDSFDWTVSDMPVPDGGTANLPAGGNGWMVLSDDACRAAYSSEMISDMLDPQVIASSARENSYIPVDTAAQDMLRQDADYDSPLGYAWKYEGTPSAGGGWPGQSMGRVNQTLQDMVQQMTDQGRSVDEAVSDAVKKINGVTQQ; from the coding sequence ATGACCTCCACATCTTCAACCACCCGTCTGACCTCCACATCTTCAACCACCCGTCGCAGGCTCCGAGGCCGGAGCCTCGGCGCAGCACTGCTCACAGCGACCTCGCTCGCTGCGCTCACCTCCTGCTCCGGATCAGGGGAAGTCGCTGCCCCGGCGGAACAGGCCGACGTGTCCTCCTGCGACCCGTCCGGTGTGACACTCACCGCCGTATTTGCCAGCCAGGGTCGGCAGGGCGCTGAAATGGCCAAAGAACAGCTGGAGAAGAAGTATCCGGGACTCACCGTGGAACTCAGGGCTGCCCCGGAGGGCACCAGCTACGACGAACTCACGCAGCAGGTTGTCGCGGACATTCAGGCAGGGTCGCGCCCGGACGTCATCATGCTGGGGCTTGACCAGCTCAGGTTCTGGGTAGACAACTACAGTCCCCGACCTCTCGACACCTCAGTGCTCAAGGACAGCTACCGCAAGAACTTCCTGGATGTCGGCACAATCAACGGGACCACCTACGTAGCCCCGTTCCAGATCTCGGTTCCGGTTCTCTTCACCAACACGACGATGGCCGGGCAGGCCGGAATCGACGAGCTGCCGACCACCCACAGCCAGGTGATCAGCGATGCGGAGAAGATCAAGGAGAAGACGGGAAAGAAACCTGTCCAGATTCCGCGTGACACCATCGCCTGGGGGTTCGTCCAGGCCTTCATCCAGAGCAACGGTGCCCGGTATGTCAACGATGACGGGACGGCCGGGTTCGACACCCCGCAGGGACGCGAGGCGCTGGAGATCTACCGGACCATCGGGGAGAAGGGACTGCAGAATCCGGTGTCCTGGCAGGATTCGATCAAGGAATTCAGCAGCGGCCAGGTCGCCTACTTCTTCGGGACACCGGCAGTGGCCGCGACAGTGAAGAAGGCGGTGGGTGACAGTTTCGACTGGACAGTGTCCGACATGCCGGTGCCGGACGGTGGTACCGCCAACCTCCCGGCAGGGGGCAACGGGTGGATGGTGCTCTCCGATGACGCCTGCCGGGCCGCGTACTCGAGCGAGATGATCAGCGACATGCTGGATCCGCAGGTGATTGCAAGCAGCGCACGGGAGAACAGCTACATTCCTGTTGACACCGCAGCCCAGGACATGCTCAGGCAGGATGCCGACTACGACAGCCCGCTAGGGTACGCATGGAAGTACGAGGGGACGCCGAGTGCTGGCGGCGGCTGGCCGGGACAGTCCATGGGAAGGGTGAACCAGACGCTCCAGGACATGGTCCAGCAGATGACCGATCAGGGAAGGTCTGTCGACGAAGCGGTCTCTGACGCCGTGAAGAAGATCAACGGGGTGACTCAGCAGTGA
- a CDS encoding HAD family hydrolase — translation MRGVRVTAPRDRDALYRPGYSAYIFDWDGTVADSHRANYSAVSSALRLVGVDISWEWYIARHGLSAGEMATAAAEEVGRRIDVPRVVESRDEFFLRVVADVAPVAPVASVIRRLQGGAPVAVATGGPRRTVLHTIDMWEIGHLFSAVVTRDDVSCGKPDPALFLRASELLGVPAEKCLVYEDSDEGLEAARRAGMDAVDVRPCLASERRGMTARTPS, via the coding sequence ATGAGAGGTGTCAGGGTCACAGCTCCCCGCGACAGGGATGCCCTGTACCGTCCGGGATACTCGGCCTACATCTTCGACTGGGACGGAACAGTCGCGGACAGTCACAGGGCGAACTACTCTGCCGTCAGCAGTGCGCTCAGGCTTGTCGGCGTCGACATCAGCTGGGAATGGTACATTGCGCGCCACGGGCTTTCGGCGGGAGAGATGGCCACGGCGGCTGCTGAAGAGGTGGGAAGGCGCATTGACGTCCCGAGGGTTGTCGAGTCCAGGGACGAATTCTTCCTCCGTGTTGTCGCCGATGTTGCACCGGTTGCCCCGGTCGCTTCAGTGATCCGCCGCTTGCAGGGTGGTGCTCCTGTCGCTGTAGCCACCGGAGGACCCCGGCGCACCGTGCTCCACACGATCGACATGTGGGAGATAGGACACTTGTTCTCGGCAGTTGTCACCCGGGACGACGTGTCCTGCGGAAAGCCGGATCCGGCACTGTTTCTGCGGGCGTCGGAGCTGCTGGGTGTCCCGGCGGAGAAGTGCCTGGTCTACGAGGACAGTGATGAAGGGCTCGAAGCTGCGCGGAGGGCAGGTATGGACGCTGTGGACGTGCGACCCTGTCTGGCGTCGGAGCGGAGGGGCATGACGGCGCGCACACCGTCCTGA
- a CDS encoding carbohydrate ABC transporter permease produces MTSTVISTVTRWSVLFIAVVISLAPFLWMVRTAFAGREDQVDSGLRLLPPDPTLANFSEAWTRGGLGHAMLVGVVVTALILVLQLAVSIPASFALAKLDFPGRNAAFGLVLACMLIPGQATALPLYIGIGSAGFGNTFAALVIPFTATAIGLFLLRQHMVTIPDTLLEAARTDGLGLWRTLVHVVVPNSRSAIATFSVLSVFAHWNDYMWPLLIARSDALYTPPLALAVFQQGETGTDYGALSAGALIVTLPMIALFLAAQQHFARGIAGGEAPG; encoded by the coding sequence ATGACCAGCACCGTGATCAGCACCGTGACCAGGTGGAGTGTCCTCTTCATCGCTGTCGTCATTTCTCTGGCACCGTTCCTCTGGATGGTGCGTACCGCCTTTGCGGGTCGGGAGGATCAGGTTGACTCAGGGCTCCGCCTCCTTCCTCCGGACCCGACACTCGCCAACTTCTCTGAGGCGTGGACACGGGGTGGGCTCGGACACGCGATGCTGGTCGGTGTCGTAGTCACGGCGCTGATTCTCGTGCTTCAGCTCGCGGTGAGCATTCCGGCGTCATTCGCTCTCGCGAAGCTCGACTTCCCCGGTCGTAATGCCGCATTCGGGCTGGTTCTGGCCTGTATGTTGATCCCGGGCCAGGCGACTGCACTGCCGCTGTACATCGGGATCGGGAGTGCGGGGTTCGGAAACACTTTCGCGGCGTTGGTGATCCCGTTCACGGCGACGGCTATAGGACTGTTTCTGCTGCGTCAGCACATGGTGACCATCCCGGACACTCTCCTCGAAGCTGCCCGGACAGACGGTCTCGGTCTGTGGCGGACTCTGGTCCATGTCGTCGTCCCCAACTCCCGCTCTGCGATCGCGACCTTCTCGGTGCTGTCCGTCTTCGCACACTGGAACGACTACATGTGGCCACTGCTCATCGCCCGCTCCGATGCCCTGTACACCCCGCCGCTGGCACTGGCGGTGTTCCAGCAGGGAGAGACCGGAACCGACTACGGCGCGCTGAGCGCCGGGGCACTCATCGTGACACTTCCGATGATCGCACTGTTCCTGGCTGCCCAGCAGCACTTCGCCCGTGGGATAGCGGGTGGGGAGGCTCCGGGCTGA